A genomic stretch from Petrimonas mucosa includes:
- the porN gene encoding type IX secretion system ring subunit PorN/GldN, giving the protein MKITQILLLSAFFLSTAVNAVAQENRGVEETDHIKWRREVYRYLDLTKERNAALYHPTEPGQGGRNLFTLIFKLLAEEKIVAYEYLDGKELFTDEYKIDFKELLDRFGIGHELTNGKPVVDEEDIPSHEIQGYYLKELYSFDTGTSNYRVRPIAISPILFRQGEYEPQTVRYPLFWVPYDQLRPYLLRTPVMSSSLNNALSGTIDDFFIMREYDGEIYKSSNPRNLAISQYTSTPEELKAEQERIEKELNDFERMLWQGGSDSTRMVPQRKKRGGTTTMRNRRY; this is encoded by the coding sequence ATGAAAATTACGCAGATATTGTTGCTTTCGGCATTTTTTCTCTCTACAGCAGTAAACGCTGTCGCCCAGGAGAATCGGGGAGTGGAAGAGACCGACCATATCAAATGGAGGCGCGAGGTCTACCGCTATCTCGATCTCACGAAGGAACGCAACGCAGCACTCTACCATCCAACAGAGCCCGGCCAGGGAGGGAGAAACCTCTTTACGCTGATCTTTAAACTGCTCGCGGAAGAGAAGATTGTTGCCTACGAATATCTCGACGGCAAAGAGCTCTTTACAGACGAGTACAAGATCGATTTCAAGGAGCTTCTCGACCGGTTCGGGATCGGTCATGAGTTAACCAACGGAAAACCGGTTGTCGATGAAGAGGATATCCCCAGTCACGAGATACAGGGATACTACCTGAAGGAGTTGTATTCCTTTGATACCGGTACGTCAAACTACAGGGTGCGCCCCATCGCAATATCTCCCATCCTGTTTCGACAGGGAGAGTATGAACCCCAGACCGTCCGCTATCCGCTCTTCTGGGTACCTTACGACCAGCTTCGCCCCTATCTGCTCCGGACACCCGTCATGAGCTCGTCGCTCAACAATGCCCTCTCGGGAACGATTGACGACTTTTTCATCATGAGGGAGTACGACGGCGAAATCTACAAGAGCTCCAACCCGCGAAACTTGGCCATCTCGCAGTACACCTCCACCCCAGAAGAGCTGAAAGCGGAACAGGAGCGCATAGAAAAGGAGCTCAACGATTTCGAAAGGATGTTGTGGCAAGGGGGTAGCGACTCTACACGGATGGTTCCGCAGCGAAAAAAGCGAGGCGGTACAACAACCATGCGGAACAGGAGATATTGA
- a CDS encoding UDP-glucose dehydrogenase family protein — translation MKIAVVGTGYVGLVSGACFAEMGLNVTCVDIDEAKIEGLKQGVIPIYEPGLKSIVIRNYDAGRLQFTTDLPSVLNDMEMVFIAVGTPSDESGNAEMKYVWEVTDTIGNHIEKPLLIVTKSTVPVGTSHQIKERVQQRLDQRGLGSLQFDVASNPEFLKEGAAVDDFMSPDRVVVGVESERARELMTRLYRPFLLNNFRVIFMDILSAEMTKYASNAMLATRISFMNDIANLCERVGADVNMVRRGIGSDSRIGKNFLYPGCGYGGSCFPKDVKAIIKVAEKVGYEMRVLKAVEQVNENQKRVLFQKFMTFFNGDVAGKSVAVWGLSFKPETDDVRDAPALQLIRSLLEVKVNVRAYDPAAMDEARKQLHDTIYYAKDIYDAANNADALIVPTEWKEFRLPNWEILKKIMRTHVIIDGRNIYNKEDLTAYGFEYRGIGL, via the coding sequence ATGAAGATTGCAGTTGTCGGAACAGGATATGTTGGATTGGTCTCGGGCGCATGCTTTGCCGAGATGGGGCTGAATGTCACTTGTGTAGACATTGACGAAGCCAAAATTGAAGGATTGAAGCAGGGAGTCATCCCTATCTATGAACCGGGATTGAAAAGTATCGTGATACGCAATTACGATGCTGGCAGGTTGCAATTTACAACCGACCTGCCATCGGTGCTGAATGATATGGAGATGGTTTTTATCGCCGTAGGAACTCCATCGGATGAGAGTGGCAACGCCGAGATGAAATATGTATGGGAAGTTACCGATACCATAGGTAACCATATCGAGAAACCGTTGCTGATCGTAACCAAGAGCACTGTTCCTGTGGGAACCTCGCACCAGATAAAGGAGCGGGTGCAGCAACGCCTCGATCAGCGCGGTCTGGGCAGCTTGCAGTTCGACGTGGCTTCCAACCCCGAGTTCCTGAAAGAGGGGGCTGCCGTGGACGATTTCATGAGTCCCGACCGTGTGGTGGTGGGTGTGGAGTCGGAACGGGCCAGGGAGCTGATGACACGGCTCTATCGTCCCTTTCTGCTCAATAATTTCCGTGTAATCTTCATGGATATCCTCTCGGCAGAGATGACCAAGTATGCCTCCAACGCCATGCTGGCCACCCGGATCAGTTTTATGAACGACATTGCCAATCTGTGCGAACGGGTGGGGGCAGATGTGAACATGGTGCGACGGGGGATCGGCAGCGATTCACGTATCGGTAAGAATTTTCTCTATCCGGGTTGCGGATATGGGGGAAGCTGTTTCCCTAAAGATGTGAAAGCGATCATCAAGGTGGCTGAAAAGGTGGGCTATGAGATGCGTGTTCTCAAGGCGGTGGAGCAGGTGAATGAAAACCAGAAGAGGGTGCTCTTCCAGAAATTCATGACCTTCTTCAACGGTGATGTGGCTGGAAAAAGCGTGGCCGTATGGGGGCTCTCCTTCAAGCCGGAGACCGATGACGTACGCGATGCTCCAGCCTTGCAGCTGATAAGGAGTCTCCTGGAGGTGAAGGTCAATGTGCGTGCGTATGATCCGGCTGCAATGGATGAGGCGAGGAAACAGCTGCACGATACAATATATTACGCAAAAGATATCTACGATGCAGCGAACAATGCCGATGCCCTGATTGTTCCTACTGAGTGGAAAGAGTTCCGTCTGCCAAACTGGGAAATTTTGAAAAAGATCATGCGTACGCATGTGATCATCGACGGAAGGAATATCTACAACAAGGAGGATCTCACTGCCTACGGGTTTGAATACCGGGGTATAGGGTTATAA
- a CDS encoding NAD(P)H-dependent oxidoreductase gives MDLIEALNWRYATKRMTGEKIAGSDLDTILEVIRLTPTAYGLQPFKVVVVTNEDLIDKIYRNSCPQVVIKQCSHLLLFKARKRLDPEYLEGFLNEMRRVRNASDEYIDGYRSKIERVIENPEINKFSWMIRQTYIALGYATVAAAMLGIDATPIEGFDARSLNEMLGIDTEKEEVVVLLTLGYRDEQEDKLATLPKIRKPMDLLVERME, from the coding sequence ATGGATTTAATAGAAGCACTCAATTGGCGTTATGCGACAAAACGGATGACGGGAGAGAAGATTGCCGGAAGCGATCTCGATACTATTCTGGAAGTCATTCGTTTAACGCCAACAGCATATGGTCTGCAACCCTTCAAGGTGGTTGTCGTCACAAATGAGGATCTTATCGACAAGATCTATCGGAACTCCTGTCCCCAGGTCGTGATCAAGCAATGTTCACACCTGCTTCTCTTCAAAGCTAGAAAACGGCTCGATCCGGAATACCTGGAGGGTTTTTTGAACGAGATGAGGCGAGTCCGGAATGCTTCGGACGAATATATCGACGGGTATCGGTCGAAGATCGAACGGGTAATTGAGAATCCCGAGATCAACAAGTTCAGCTGGATGATCAGGCAAACCTACATCGCGCTGGGGTATGCAACTGTTGCCGCGGCAATGCTGGGAATCGACGCCACGCCCATTGAAGGATTCGATGCGCGGTCGCTCAACGAGATGCTTGGCATTGACACTGAGAAGGAGGAGGTAGTGGTGTTGCTTACGCTGGGGTATCGTGATGAGCAGGAGGACAAGCTGGCAACCCTTCCGAAGATCAGAAAACCGATGGATCTGCTGGTGGAGAGGATGGAGTGA
- the porM gene encoding type IX secretion system motor protein PorM/GldM, translating into MVANSPNSPRQKMINLMYLVFIAMLALNVSADVLRGFDIIGDTLERSTEKMQAKNGSILKQLENYNSHNREKAGEWYGKAMQVKRMSDSLVNHIDELKQQIVRESDGKRGDVGNIRNKENWDATATVMLSSSTRQGERLRAAIESYRRVVAALIQDPGSRTLIENSLSTELSTHERFSGSWEESLFREMPVSAAVTILSKIQNDIRLSESEALRSLLDAIDGNDLRVNQLQAYVIPESKVLFQGDTYKARIILSAADSTRRHNVVVNGKPLDPSANGLFTVGSTSVGTFPVEGYIEMAGGDGNVVRKAFSESYTVIEPMATIAPTLMNVLYAGIPNEISISAPGIAPQDISASMTNGSLVRKGGVWEATPAAAGRDATITITARRGGEVRQLASRNFRIRPLPDPTPYIEYVDANGNRVIFKGGSLTKSQLMNATGISAAIDDGILNIPFRVISFRTLFFDAMGNAIPEISDGSRFSERQKEQIRRLQRGRYFYISGVKAVGPDGLEREIAVIEVKVN; encoded by the coding sequence ATGGTAGCAAACAGTCCCAACTCTCCCCGCCAGAAGATGATCAACCTGATGTATCTGGTTTTTATCGCGATGTTGGCCCTGAACGTATCGGCAGATGTCCTCAGGGGATTCGACATCATTGGCGACACTCTGGAGCGTTCAACGGAAAAGATGCAGGCGAAGAACGGTTCAATTCTGAAGCAGCTCGAAAACTACAACTCCCATAACAGGGAGAAGGCTGGCGAATGGTACGGGAAAGCCATGCAGGTAAAACGGATGAGCGACTCGCTGGTGAACCATATCGATGAGCTTAAACAACAGATCGTCAGGGAGTCGGATGGCAAGAGAGGAGATGTCGGCAACATCAGGAACAAGGAGAACTGGGACGCGACAGCTACTGTGATGCTATCATCCTCAACGCGACAAGGAGAGAGGTTACGTGCAGCTATCGAGAGTTACCGGCGGGTTGTGGCAGCCCTGATTCAGGATCCCGGCAGCCGCACCCTCATCGAAAACAGTCTCAGTACGGAACTGTCAACACATGAACGGTTTTCGGGGAGCTGGGAGGAGTCGCTTTTCAGGGAGATGCCCGTATCTGCAGCCGTAACGATTCTCTCAAAGATTCAGAACGATATCCGCCTGTCAGAAAGTGAGGCCCTAAGAAGCCTGCTCGATGCCATCGACGGGAACGACCTGCGGGTAAACCAGCTCCAGGCATATGTCATTCCCGAATCGAAAGTGCTCTTCCAGGGCGATACCTACAAGGCAAGGATTATCCTTTCGGCAGCAGACTCCACGCGGCGACACAACGTGGTTGTGAACGGCAAGCCGCTCGATCCCTCCGCAAACGGACTCTTCACCGTTGGCAGCACTTCGGTGGGAACATTTCCGGTGGAGGGTTATATCGAAATGGCAGGTGGCGACGGGAATGTTGTCCGTAAAGCTTTTTCGGAGAGCTACACCGTTATCGAACCCATGGCCACCATCGCTCCCACCCTGATGAATGTGCTCTATGCCGGGATACCTAACGAGATCAGCATCTCTGCACCGGGAATTGCACCGCAGGATATTTCAGCCTCCATGACCAACGGTTCGCTCGTCAGGAAGGGAGGAGTGTGGGAAGCCACTCCAGCCGCGGCAGGCCGGGATGCCACCATCACCATAACGGCAAGGCGAGGAGGCGAGGTACGGCAGCTGGCCTCCCGGAATTTCCGCATCCGCCCCCTGCCCGACCCTACACCCTATATCGAGTATGTCGATGCCAACGGCAATCGGGTGATCTTTAAGGGGGGAAGCCTGACTAAATCACAGTTGATGAACGCTACAGGGATCAGTGCGGCGATTGACGACGGCATCCTCAACATCCCTTTCCGGGTTATCAGCTTCCGTACTCTCTTTTTCGACGCCATGGGCAACGCCATCCCCGAAATATCGGATGGCAGCCGTTTCTCGGAGAGGCAAAAAGAGCAGATACGCAGGCTGCAGCGTGGACGATACTTCTACATCTCTGGGGTGAAAGCCGTCGGTCCCGACGGACTGGAAAGGGAGATCGCAGTCATCGAGGTAAAGGTAAATTGA